Proteins found in one Methanobacterium sp. genomic segment:
- a CDS encoding GTPase has protein sequence MEIKKILMWGNSGSGKKTALKHLCHSLVENDSVIYGKITIYNEKLEIFCPTGAEQLKSCENLLSPNIDGAIILIDNTQGITTTCEEMMKIVEGKKIPFVIFANKQDLNNAPLNCHHSKVPILPTEANSGKGIMHGLNTLLEIMSPGYEKRKIEVINC, from the coding sequence ATGGAAATTAAAAAGATTTTAATGTGGGGAAACTCTGGTTCTGGTAAAAAAACTGCCCTGAAACATTTGTGCCACAGTTTAGTGGAAAATGATTCTGTGATTTATGGAAAAATTACTATTTACAATGAAAAACTGGAGATTTTTTGCCCAACTGGGGCAGAACAATTAAAGTCGTGCGAAAACTTATTATCCCCGAACATAGACGGCGCTATAATATTAATTGATAACACTCAGGGGATTACAACCACATGTGAAGAAATGATGAAAATTGTAGAGGGGAAAAAAATTCCTTTTGTGATATTTGCAAACAAACAGGATTTAAACAATGCACCATTAAATTGTCATCATTCAAAGGTTCCAATACTTCCAACTGAGGCAAATTCAGGTAAAGGAATTATGCATGGTTTAAACACTTTACTTGAAATCATGTCCCCCGGATATGAGAAAAGGAAAATAGAAGTTATTAACTGTTGA